A section of the Triticum dicoccoides isolate Atlit2015 ecotype Zavitan chromosome 7A, WEW_v2.0, whole genome shotgun sequence genome encodes:
- the LOC119331535 gene encoding protein GLUTAMINE DUMPER 6-like, which translates to MRPIREGEALVGVAGAPAAAGHGAHPAFWRTPTPYLFLGFTLMMGLIAVALLVLVCTRRKPSGSSRRGSAAEEASARGMVPLDREPKVVVIMAGDDLPSFLASARPFAFPDAIEPPRQADAV; encoded by the coding sequence ATGAGGCCGATCAGAGAAGGCGAGGCGCTGGTGGGAGTcgccggggctccggcggcggccggCCACGGCGCGCACCCGGCGTTCTGGAGGACGCCGACGCCGTACCTCTTCCTGGGCTTCACGCTCATGATGGGGCTCATCGCCGTGGCGCTGCTCGTGCTCGTCTGCACGCGCCGCAAGCCGTCGGGCTCGTCGCGGCGGGGGAGCGCCGCCGAGGAGGCGTCGGCGCGCGGGATGGTGCCGCTCGACAGGGAGCCCAAGGTCGTCGTCATCATGGCCGGCGACGACTTGCCGTCCTTCCTCGCCAGCGCCAGGCCGTTCGCGTTCCCTGATGCCATCGAGCCGCCACGCCAGGCGGACGCGGTCTAA